A single region of the Chiroxiphia lanceolata isolate bChiLan1 chromosome 20, bChiLan1.pri, whole genome shotgun sequence genome encodes:
- the ASPA gene encoding aspartoacylase isoform X1, with protein MLNEQLSELLKSMTSSSSSALAEPPVRRVGIFGGTHGNELSGVLLVRHWQENGAEIQRPGMEVKPFLTNPRAVEKCTRYIDCDLNRLFDPDSLGRPVVEDIPYEVRRAQEINHIFGPKGSDDAYDLIFDLHNTTSNMGGTLILENSRDDFTIQMVHYIKKALAPELCPALLIEHPSLKYATTRSVAKHPVGVEVGPQPQGVARADILDKMRKIVKHGLDFVQLFNEGKEFPPCTIEVFKIMEKVDYPRNKNDEIIAIIHPKLQDQDWQPLNNGDPLFLTLDGKVIPYQGNCTVYPTFINEAAYYEKKQAFVKTEKIKLNAKHLRSSVSNQSTS; from the exons CAATTGTCAGAGCTGCTGAAAAGCAtgacttcctcctcctcctctgctcttgcTGAACCTCCGGTGAGACGGGTCGGTATCTTCGGGGGAACTCATGGCAATGAGTTATCAGGGGTGTTActggtcaggcactggcaaGAGAACGGAGCTGAGATCCAAAGACCTGGAATGGAAGTGAAACCATTTCTCACCAACCCCAGAGCTGTGGAGAAGTGCACGAGATACATTGACTGTGATCTCAACCGGCTTTTCGACCCTGACAGTCTTGG CAGGCCAGTGGTGGAAGATATTCCATATGAAGTGAGAAGGGCTCAGGAAATCAATCATATATTTGGTCCAAAAGGTAGTGATGATGCCTATGACCTTATTTTTGACCTTCACAACACCACTTCTAACATGGGTGGTACCCTTATTCTTGAAAACTCCAGGGATGACTTTACAATTCAAATGGTTCATTATATCAAG AAGGCTTTGGCTCCAGaactctgccctgctctgctcatcGAACATCCCAGCCTGAAATATGCAACCACTCGATCTGTAGCAAAACATCCTGTCG GTGTCGAGGTGGGGCCCCAGCCACAAGGTGTTGCTAGAGCTGATATTTTGGACAAAATGAGGAAGATTGTCAAACATGGCCTTGATTTTGTGCAGCTTTTTAATGAAG GAAAGGAATTTCCGCCGTGTACAATcgaggtttttaaaataatggagAAAGTAGATTATCCCAGGAATAAGAATGATGAAATTATTGCTATTATTCACCCTAAACTGCAG GATCAAGACTGGCAGCCACTGAACAACGGTGATCCTCTGTTTTTGACTCTTGATGGAAAAGTAATTCCATATCAAGGGAACTGCACAGTCTATCCAACATTTATTAATGAAGCTGCAtattatgaaaagaaacaagcttttgtaaaaacagagaaaattaaactcAATGCAAAACACCTCAGGTCCTCAGTCTCAAACCAGAGCACTTCTTAA
- the ASPA gene encoding aspartoacylase isoform X2, which produces MTSSSSSALAEPPVRRVGIFGGTHGNELSGVLLVRHWQENGAEIQRPGMEVKPFLTNPRAVEKCTRYIDCDLNRLFDPDSLGRPVVEDIPYEVRRAQEINHIFGPKGSDDAYDLIFDLHNTTSNMGGTLILENSRDDFTIQMVHYIKKALAPELCPALLIEHPSLKYATTRSVAKHPVGVEVGPQPQGVARADILDKMRKIVKHGLDFVQLFNEGKEFPPCTIEVFKIMEKVDYPRNKNDEIIAIIHPKLQDQDWQPLNNGDPLFLTLDGKVIPYQGNCTVYPTFINEAAYYEKKQAFVKTEKIKLNAKHLRSSVSNQSTS; this is translated from the exons AtgacttcctcctcctcctctgctcttgcTGAACCTCCGGTGAGACGGGTCGGTATCTTCGGGGGAACTCATGGCAATGAGTTATCAGGGGTGTTActggtcaggcactggcaaGAGAACGGAGCTGAGATCCAAAGACCTGGAATGGAAGTGAAACCATTTCTCACCAACCCCAGAGCTGTGGAGAAGTGCACGAGATACATTGACTGTGATCTCAACCGGCTTTTCGACCCTGACAGTCTTGG CAGGCCAGTGGTGGAAGATATTCCATATGAAGTGAGAAGGGCTCAGGAAATCAATCATATATTTGGTCCAAAAGGTAGTGATGATGCCTATGACCTTATTTTTGACCTTCACAACACCACTTCTAACATGGGTGGTACCCTTATTCTTGAAAACTCCAGGGATGACTTTACAATTCAAATGGTTCATTATATCAAG AAGGCTTTGGCTCCAGaactctgccctgctctgctcatcGAACATCCCAGCCTGAAATATGCAACCACTCGATCTGTAGCAAAACATCCTGTCG GTGTCGAGGTGGGGCCCCAGCCACAAGGTGTTGCTAGAGCTGATATTTTGGACAAAATGAGGAAGATTGTCAAACATGGCCTTGATTTTGTGCAGCTTTTTAATGAAG GAAAGGAATTTCCGCCGTGTACAATcgaggtttttaaaataatggagAAAGTAGATTATCCCAGGAATAAGAATGATGAAATTATTGCTATTATTCACCCTAAACTGCAG GATCAAGACTGGCAGCCACTGAACAACGGTGATCCTCTGTTTTTGACTCTTGATGGAAAAGTAATTCCATATCAAGGGAACTGCACAGTCTATCCAACATTTATTAATGAAGCTGCAtattatgaaaagaaacaagcttttgtaaaaacagagaaaattaaactcAATGCAAAACACCTCAGGTCCTCAGTCTCAAACCAGAGCACTTCTTAA